The Pecten maximus chromosome 11, xPecMax1.1, whole genome shotgun sequence genome has a segment encoding these proteins:
- the LOC117338403 gene encoding CKLF-like MARVEL transmembrane domain-containing protein 8, translating to MTDYSAPAPGQYAVTTETTTSSAPQSQPSIGLDKEWLKSMPSYLKIAEMVLDLILFICASANIYFSNSGGGWVQFVAISALITTLLFFLFHLLRVIGRLPGPWGMIEFIYYIVYDVLILIAAIVAAALTGTTNPNGNGAIIASALFGFVTLIVYLVDTFFMYRAWKAGTLTAGSGNTTMHTTTTSSTTYETRTQY from the exons ATGACGGATTACAGCGCCCCAGCACCAGGTCAGTACGCAGTGACCACAGAGACTACAACAAGCTCGGCACCACAGTCACAACCTTCCATCGGCCTGGACAAGGAATGGCTAAAGAGCATGCCATCGTACCTCAAGATCGCAGAAATG GTATTAGATTTGATCCTGTTTATCTGTGCTAGTGCCAACATCTACTTCTCCAACTCTGGCGGGGGCTGGGTCCAGTTTGTGGCAATTTCTGCCCTCATTACAACACTGCTATTCTTCCTCTTCCATCTCCTCAGAGTTATCGGCCGACTGCCTGGTCCCTGGGGTATGATT gAGTTCAtctactacattgtatatgatgtaTTAATATTGATTGCGGCCATCGTAGCAGCTGCTCTCACCGGAACTACGAATCCTAACGGCAACGGTGCTATTATAGCATCTGCT CTGTTTGGCTTtgtaacactgatagtgtaccTTGTAGACACATTCTTTATGTACCGGGCCTGGAAGGCTGGTACGCTGACAGCTGGAAGTGGTAATACCACAATGCATACCACCACTACATCTTCAACCACGTACGAAACACGCACCCAGTACTAG